The DNA segment TATGGAAGCACATTTCTGCCActgaagaaaaaattaaaatggtaattgtgacttttttttatctcacaagaCTTCTGTATTGAGTGATATAAACTCGCATTTGgggagaaataaagtcagaactgcgagatataaactttGCAATTCTGCCTTTAGaactcaaaattgtgagtttgtatctcagttctgagaaaaaaaaaaatcagaattgcaagtttatatctcacaattatgactttttaactTGCAAATGTGAGTttgtgtcagaattgtgagataaaaagtcacaataacctttttatattttttattgagtAGCGGAAACGGGTCTTCATACTAACTGACACTTTCAAAGGCTTTTTTTAAAGACTGAAAGAAGTGCCAGACGCTTACTGGTGGTGACATGAGATTGTGAGACACTGGACAAGTCATGAAACCGTGGTGTTGTGCGTTTAAAACACTGCATTTATCTTTTTACTTCTGGGGATTGTATTTaggattaaaaatgtataaaagttgATTCAATTGGTAAAGATCATAATGATGAACAAAATGTGTGAATGATAAACATTTGTTGGTCACAGAGTTTCTTTCCTGCACTACTGGTTTTTGTCGAATGAACCAAGGCTAATGATATTTTATGGGTTGACCTACAAAAACAAGTCATCACTTCAGCAACTCTAGAAAACGCTCAATGTCATTTCCTGTgcagaatttctttttttatttctttttttatctctggttctgtaaatgcaaaaatataatgtatgcataaaaaaaaaaaacagtaaaaaaaaccaTTATATTTCCTAAATGCATCTTATCGGTCTTATCAATCACAGGCAAGCATTCAGATCAATAGTACCAAGTCTCCTTCctacatttttaagaaaacattCATCTTGTTACAGCGTGACTTTAAGATAAACAGAAAGACTAAAACGGTGTTAATCTATTGCATCTGAACAGCTTGACAGAAATGAATTTGTTAGAAAAGGTCAAGTAGAAGCAGCAATGTGAGGAGAAGGATACAGCACTGGCGTGATTAATGCCCACAAAGACGGCCACACAGCGCATCACATTAGACCACTCTCTCTTGAGCTGATGCGGCTCCCCCAGACGACGATCCATACAGGGATACAGCAAACCGATCAACGCTGAAACAAAGAAGAGTGGCATTTAATCAGGCTTGAGACTGACAACAGCACTCACTTGTGTGAGAATCCTCTGCTATGACAGAAGCAGTTCAGACAAGGGTGATaagaggtgtgtgtttgtgtacctgCAGCTGTTCCACAGCAGGGAGGAACCCACCAGGCGGATGAGAAAACACTGCTGATGACGTCTGGAGGGAAGAGAGTGACGTTACGCTGCACCTGGAGCAGGTTCAGCACGAGCGCTAGGAACACGCCCACCATGAAGAGCATGGCAGCACGGATCAGCAGGTTCATGGTCCGGTTGGTGATCACGCTGATGTAGGGCCCACGGTGCATCGGAGCTCCACCGCTCAGCGACGAAACCTCCGCCATGACCGCGGTCACAGAAGGACGTCAGCTACATCTGCTGCTGTCAGCTGACATCACACACCTGCAAGGAGAAGGTAATGATAACGGTGAAGTCTCAAAACcagataatattaattatatagacaaaaatgataaataattatataatcatatataattattaatcttcttcttcttgaaCTTTTCTAACAAAGTCATTTCTGTCGAGCTGTTCAGTGTAATAGATTAACACTGTTTTAGTCTTTCTGTTTTGCTTAAAGTCACGCTGTAACAAGAttaatgttttcttaaaaaaaatgtaggaggGATTTTTTTTAAACGCATACTTTTTTTTGATCAAGTTTTTGGTTGTCAGCATTTATAGAACCAGAgataaacatatacatttttgcaCTGGAAATGACATTGAGCTGATAATAAATAGATAAGAAACTGTGAATATAATTCTTTGGACTTTGTGTGCATTTGACGTATAATTTATTCTAGaatttatagcacatttcatttcaattaatgataattctatatttttcaaaacattttaaaagaaaaatcctaTTTTATACATTAAGGGAAAAAAACTTTATAATCTTGTACAAATATTTTGTGCACCTTATGTTTCAGTTTACTCAACTTTGCAGTTTTTGTCATGTCGGTTATGAAGTGAGTGGGTCTTGAgttcaaaattattaataaaaaaataaaattttaaggcAGCATtatctatattaaattatttctactTCTTCATACCtcttttttattacaattaagaaaatatttcatttcaacTGTGTTATCTGATAAAACAACCCCCTGCAACTAAAAATGGTTCATCACaagactttttttatatttgataatttttttttttgcaatataaatCTGACCCCTTTTATTGTTGTTTAGTGGCCCTGCGTCAAATGTTACACTTATGAAATACACAAACTGAAAACAATAGTCATTTGACTGAaaaaacactttgtttttgtttgtgtgaacTGTAACCCTCAATTAGA comes from the Carassius gibelio isolate Cgi1373 ecotype wild population from Czech Republic chromosome B9, carGib1.2-hapl.c, whole genome shotgun sequence genome and includes:
- the LOC127964749 gene encoding insulin-induced gene 2 protein, which encodes MAEVSSLSGGAPMHRGPYISVITNRTMNLLIRAAMLFMVGVFLALVLNLLQVQRNVTLFPPDVISSVFSSAWWVPPCCGTAAALIGLLYPCMDRRLGEPHQLKREWSNVMRCVAVFVGINHASAKVDFANNVQLSLTLGALSVGLWWTFDRSRSGFGLGVIIALLATLATQLLVYNGVFQYTSPDFLYIRSWLPCIFFAGVITVGNIGRQLALYEYKVSQEKPHQD